From one Lolium rigidum isolate FL_2022 chromosome 4, APGP_CSIRO_Lrig_0.1, whole genome shotgun sequence genomic stretch:
- the LOC124648766 gene encoding mitochondrial zinc maintenance protein 1, mitochondrial-like has product MAAAAAEGLAAYRAVLRAARRTFTGDQLMLTESAAEIRRRFEEHRSLAPGSEDAVRALSDAREAAHFITNMIVQAQRAPSGSFVVKPEKAHAGATLEIPSEEILSQLK; this is encoded by the exons atggcggcggcggcggcggaggggctgGCGGCGTACCGGGCGGTGCtgcgggcggcgcggcggacgTTCACAGGCGACCAGCTGATGCTCACCGAGTCGGCGGCGGAGATCCGGCGCCGCTTCGAGGAGCACCGCAGCCTCGCCCCGGGATCCGAGGACGCCGTCCGCGCCCTCTCCGACGCCCGCGAGGCTGCGCACTTCATCACCAACATGATCGTCCAGGCCCAGCGCGCACCCTCCGGATCCTTCG TTGTGAAACCTGAGAAGGCACATGCTGGAGCTACACTTGAGATTCCTTCCGAGGAGATCCTTTCTCAGTTGAAATAG
- the LOC124650554 gene encoding chaperone protein dnaJ 49-like: MEGNKDEALRSVKLAQAALASGDRQRAEKFIRIAQRLDPSLPIVDLLTTTKKFDPLASHDKTRRGGVCENQKTPKECAGPSSAEKGYSEENVRVVRDIRKKKDYYAILGVERSCSLEEIRKAYRRLSLKIHPDKNKAPGAEDAFKMVSKAFKCLGNDQSRKTYDQTGALEGHEFNDQYSNVTRQRTARRRRQPRNGFYNYEEDPDPDEIFRSFFYGNQYHDNSFRAHNANRARGAARQEQQRREHPVQGGSVMNLTILVHVGVLLLFVLLAFIPVWQPEYALQKTYNYPISTVTEKHGVEYFVSKQDFDLRFPQGSLSRDNLEEQVFRDYRSMLGRNCRVELHRRKWAKNYPTPHCDKLQSLSVQ; this comes from the coding sequence ATGGAGGGGAACAAAGATGAGGCTTTGAGGTCTGTCAAGCTTGCACAAGCTGCACTTGCATCTGGAGATAGACAGCGGGCAGAAAAATTCATTCGAATTGCCCAAAGATTGGATCCTAGCCTTCCGATTGTTGATTTGTTGACCACAACCAAGAAGTTTGATCCGCTGGCTTCTCATGACAAGACCAGAAGAGGTGGAGTTTGTGAAAACCAAAAAACTCCAAAAGAATGCGCCGGTCCTTCTAGTGCTGAAAAGGGTTACAGCGAGGAGAATGTTAGAGTGGTCCGTGATATCAGGAAGAAGAAGGACTACTATGCAATTCTTGGAGTGGAGAGGAGTTGCTCTTTGGAGGAGATTAGGAAGGCCTACAGAAGGTTATCGCTGAAAATTCATCCTGACAAGAACAAGGCCCCTGGGGCAGAAGATGCATTCAAGATGGTCAGCAAGGCTTTCAAGTGCCTAGGCAATGATCAGTCACGGAAGACCTATGATCAGACAGGTGCCCTTGAGGGCCATGAGTTTAACGACCAATATTCCAATGTCACTAGGCAGAGAACTGCTAGGCGAAGGAGGCAACCAAGAAATGGCTTCTATAACTATGAagaagatccagatccagatgaGATATTCAGGTCTTTCTTCTATGGTAACCAGTACCATGATAATTCGTTCCGTGCTCACAATGCCAACAGAGCAAGAGGAGCAGCTAGGCAGGAGCAGCAGAGAAGGGAGCATCCAGTACAGGGTGGGTCAGTCATGAACTTAACAATACTGGTGCACGTTGGTGTGTTATTACTTTTTGTTTTGTTGGCATTCATTCCAGTATGGCAGCCTGAGTATGCCCTGCAGAAGACATACAACTATCCAATATCAACAGTCACAGAAAAGCATGGGGTAGAGTACTTTGTCAGCAAACAGGATTTTGATCTGCGGTTTCCACAAGGAAGTCTTTCTAGAGATAACCTGGAGGAACAAGTTTTCAGAGATTATAGGTCTATGCTAGGAAGAAACTGCCGTGTAGAACTCCACCGACGTAAATGGGCCAAGAACTACCCTACACCTCACTGTGACAAGCTACAGAGCCTTTCTGTGCAATAA